One window of Nitrospira sp. genomic DNA carries:
- a CDS encoding M28 family peptidase — protein MPADRNRLKDDLHYLVGERHPLSSPVRLQQTEVYLSRRFSEAGLAVTAHEFEALGKTYRNVVGTMLPTSAQGQSAPALILAAHFDTVQGSPGADDNASALVVLLQVARRVRAMKLARTVRFIAFNLEEENLLGSSAYTALLRKNREAIHGAIVLECVGYASHQEGSQKIPPGVPIAVPTIGDFLAVIGNERSQALTGSVAQAMKSHLPIVPLVVPGNGEKLPDTRRSDHTSFWEQGFPAVMLTDTANFRNPHYHRPTDTLDTLNLDFIASVAEGVTAAVIALAGQPTA, from the coding sequence GTGCCCGCTGATCGCAACCGCCTCAAAGACGACCTGCATTACCTGGTGGGAGAGCGGCATCCCCTGTCCTCTCCAGTCCGCTTACAGCAGACAGAAGTCTATCTGTCCCGCCGGTTCTCGGAGGCCGGGCTCGCCGTCACCGCGCATGAATTCGAGGCATTGGGCAAGACCTATCGTAATGTGGTTGGCACGATGCTCCCGACATCCGCACAAGGTCAATCTGCACCAGCGCTGATCCTCGCCGCACACTTCGATACAGTTCAAGGGTCTCCCGGCGCCGATGATAATGCTAGTGCACTCGTGGTGCTCCTTCAGGTCGCTCGCCGGGTCCGAGCCATGAAATTGGCTAGAACGGTCCGTTTCATCGCCTTCAACTTGGAAGAAGAGAACTTGCTTGGCAGCTCCGCCTATACCGCGCTTTTGAGAAAGAATCGTGAAGCCATCCACGGAGCGATCGTACTGGAATGTGTCGGCTATGCGAGCCATCAAGAAGGCTCGCAGAAGATTCCTCCCGGTGTCCCAATCGCTGTTCCCACAATTGGAGATTTTCTTGCCGTGATCGGCAACGAGCGGTCGCAAGCCTTGACCGGCTCCGTCGCCCAGGCCATGAAATCGCATCTCCCGATAGTTCCACTGGTTGTGCCGGGTAACGGCGAAAAACTTCCCGACACCAGACGCAGCGACCACACCTCGTTCTGGGAACAGGGATTTCCCGCTGTCATGCTCACCGACACCGCCAACTTCCGCAATCCCCACTACCATCGACCCACCGACACCCTCGACACGTTGAATCTGGACTTCATCGCCTCAGTAGCCGAAGGGGTCACAGCAGCCGTCATTGCCTTGGCCGGTCAACCGACTGCGTAG
- the hslU gene encoding ATP-dependent protease ATPase subunit HslU gives MMMKPLTSDAEPLNLNSLTPRQIVEELNRYVIGQKDAKRMVAIALRNRWRRQQVSPDLRDEVMPKNIIMIGPTGVGKTEIARRLAKLAEAPFIKVEASKFTEVGYVGRDVESIIRDLTELAINMVKTQRLASVQQKAEQQGEERLLDLLLPPPPPRPGFMDSASEPAAQAPQDSHETTRSKLRLQLREGKLDERTVELEVKERGLPVGVISNVGGLDDLESNLRDMLGGMFQGKKKKRLMKVPEALKHLTQEEAQKLIDMEDTTREAITKVEQTGIVFLDEIDKIAGRERTMGPDVSREGVQRDLLPVVEGCTVTTKHGPVVTDHILFIAAGAFHVAKPSDLIPELQGRFPIRVELSALSKDDFVRILTEPKGALVRQYQALLATEGLTIEFTKDGLEEIAEVAVQVNERTENIGARRLFTIMERLLEDISFEGPGWPDKRISITAAYVRDRLKDIVKDQDLSRYIL, from the coding sequence ATGATGATGAAGCCGCTCACAAGCGATGCCGAACCACTGAATCTCAATAGTCTCACCCCGCGTCAGATCGTCGAGGAGCTGAATCGCTACGTCATCGGGCAAAAGGATGCCAAACGGATGGTCGCCATCGCTCTTCGCAACCGGTGGCGCCGCCAGCAGGTGTCTCCCGACCTCCGCGACGAGGTGATGCCGAAGAACATCATCATGATCGGGCCGACCGGCGTGGGCAAAACGGAGATTGCCAGACGGCTCGCCAAACTGGCCGAAGCGCCCTTCATCAAGGTCGAAGCGTCGAAGTTCACCGAGGTCGGCTACGTCGGGCGTGATGTGGAATCGATCATTCGCGACTTGACCGAGCTGGCCATCAATATGGTCAAGACGCAACGACTGGCATCCGTTCAGCAAAAGGCGGAACAACAGGGCGAGGAACGATTGCTCGATCTGCTCTTGCCGCCGCCCCCCCCTCGACCGGGCTTTATGGACAGCGCGAGCGAGCCGGCCGCTCAAGCCCCTCAGGATTCCCACGAAACGACCAGGTCGAAACTGCGCCTGCAGTTGCGGGAAGGGAAGCTGGATGAACGAACGGTGGAGTTGGAAGTCAAGGAAAGAGGCCTCCCCGTCGGCGTCATTTCCAACGTGGGTGGACTTGACGACCTCGAGAGCAATCTCCGAGACATGCTGGGCGGCATGTTCCAAGGCAAGAAAAAGAAACGACTCATGAAAGTGCCGGAGGCGCTCAAACATTTGACGCAGGAAGAAGCGCAGAAACTGATCGATATGGAAGATACCACGCGGGAAGCCATCACCAAGGTGGAACAGACCGGGATTGTATTCCTCGATGAGATCGACAAGATCGCCGGCCGCGAGCGCACCATGGGACCCGATGTGTCGCGAGAAGGTGTCCAGCGCGACCTCCTCCCCGTCGTGGAAGGCTGTACGGTCACCACCAAGCATGGCCCGGTCGTGACGGATCACATCCTCTTCATCGCCGCCGGTGCCTTTCATGTGGCGAAGCCGTCCGATCTGATTCCGGAACTCCAAGGGCGATTTCCGATCCGCGTCGAGCTCAGCGCGTTATCAAAGGACGATTTCGTCCGCATTCTCACGGAACCGAAAGGGGCGTTGGTCCGGCAGTATCAGGCCTTGCTGGCCACGGAAGGCCTCACCATCGAGTTCACGAAGGACGGTCTTGAAGAAATCGCCGAGGTCGCGGTGCAGGTGAATGAACGGACCGAGAACATCGGGGCGCGCCGCCTGTTCACCATCATGGAGCGGTTACTTGAGGACATTTCCTTCGAGGGACCCGGCTGGCCCGACAAACGGATCAGCATCACCGCGGCCTATGTCCGGGACCGGTTGAAAGACATCGTCAAGGATCAGGATCTGAGTCGGTATATTTTATGA
- the hslV gene encoding ATP-dependent protease subunit HslV produces MTIRSTTILCVRRDGRVAMGCDGQVTVGTTVMKHNAKKLRRLHHDQVLAGFAGATADAFTLFEKFESKLEEYRGNLTRAAVELAKDWRTDRVLRRLEALLAVAGREQSFIISGTGDVVEPEDGILAIGSGGPYALAAARGLLRHSQLEAPVIVTESMNIAGSIDIYTNQQIIVEELQG; encoded by the coding sequence ATGACCATTCGATCGACCACCATCCTTTGCGTCCGGCGCGACGGACGGGTCGCCATGGGCTGTGACGGCCAAGTGACCGTTGGAACCACGGTGATGAAACACAACGCCAAGAAGCTGCGACGCTTGCATCACGACCAGGTGCTGGCCGGATTTGCCGGAGCCACCGCGGATGCCTTCACATTGTTCGAGAAATTCGAGAGCAAGTTGGAGGAGTATCGAGGCAACCTGACCAGGGCGGCGGTGGAGCTCGCGAAAGATTGGCGAACCGACCGTGTGCTTCGACGGTTGGAGGCGTTGCTTGCCGTCGCCGGCCGTGAACAGTCGTTCATCATTTCAGGAACCGGCGATGTCGTCGAGCCGGAAGACGGCATTTTGGCCATTGGGTCGGGCGGACCCTATGCCCTGGCGGCTGCGCGGGGACTCTTACGCCATTCCCAACTCGAGGCTCCGGTGATCGTCACCGAGTCCATGAACATCGCAGGGTCTATTGACATCTACACCAACCAGCAGATTATTGTTGAAGAACTCCAAGGATAA
- the xerC gene encoding tyrosine recombinase XerC yields the protein MEDAIKAFLMHFQVERNASQETIRNYRSDLHQLARFLQRTKKDGAPSRVEEVTRDDIRAYLHNLDQQGEKASSLARKLACLRSFFGFLVREEVLRTNPTEILRSPKRPKPLPRVLTKDDAAALMEFPTGQSPLSLRDRALLETLYSTGARVSEVVGINLNDLNEADGIVCLRGKGRKERIVPIGDLALHAIRQYRKSLKPPARSGHLLSPMFLNHRGGRITTRSVARMVSRYSSRLVGGAVSPHALRHSYATHLLDEGADLRSIQEMLGHASLSTTQKYTHLAMDQLLAAYDRAHPRARAAASPLPGKDRKSS from the coding sequence ATGGAAGATGCAATCAAGGCTTTCCTAATGCACTTCCAGGTCGAACGCAACGCGTCACAGGAGACGATTCGCAATTATCGATCCGATCTTCATCAACTGGCGAGGTTCCTTCAGCGGACCAAGAAGGACGGTGCGCCCAGTCGCGTCGAGGAGGTCACGAGAGACGATATTCGCGCCTATCTGCACAACTTGGATCAACAAGGCGAGAAAGCTTCATCCTTGGCAAGAAAACTGGCTTGCCTCCGAAGTTTTTTTGGTTTCCTCGTACGTGAAGAGGTCCTGCGAACGAATCCTACCGAGATCCTGCGAAGCCCCAAGCGACCAAAGCCACTCCCTCGCGTGTTGACAAAGGATGATGCGGCGGCACTCATGGAGTTTCCGACCGGGCAATCGCCCCTTTCCTTGCGCGATCGTGCCTTGCTGGAAACGTTGTACTCGACCGGGGCTCGGGTGAGTGAGGTCGTGGGGATCAATCTCAATGACCTGAACGAGGCGGACGGAATCGTGTGTTTGAGAGGGAAGGGCCGCAAGGAACGGATAGTGCCGATCGGAGATCTGGCGCTTCACGCAATCCGGCAGTATCGCAAGTCCTTGAAACCGCCGGCCCGAAGCGGTCATCTGTTGTCTCCGATGTTTTTGAATCATCGTGGGGGCCGGATCACCACGAGGAGCGTCGCTCGAATGGTCTCTCGATACTCCAGCCGCCTCGTTGGTGGAGCGGTCAGTCCTCACGCCTTGCGGCACTCGTATGCGACTCATCTGCTCGACGAAGGAGCGGATCTTCGGTCGATACAGGAAATGCTCGGCCATGCCTCGCTGAGCACGACTCAAAAATATACGCATCTGGCAATGGATCAACTCCTCGCGGCCTATGATCGAGCCCATCCTCGAGCACGGGCGGCAGCGAGCCCCTTGCCCGGAAAGGACCGGAAATCGTCATGA
- the trmFO gene encoding methylenetetrahydrofolate--tRNA-(uracil(54)-C(5))-methyltransferase (FADH(2)-oxidizing) TrmFO encodes MRDDVVIVGGGLAGSEAAWQAANRGAKVTLYEMRPKEMTKAHKTGNLAELVCSNSLGSADPLNAPGILKEEMRRLNSLVIAAAEQARVPAGSALAVDRDQFSLHITRALEGHPRIRILHEEITDIPTDCLCIIATGPLTSDKFSQAIRAVTQSQHLYFYDAISPIVDADTINMDLVFRASRYDKGGDDYLNCPMTDTQYNAFYDALMAAEKVQPKEFEKTSYFEACVPIEVLAERGLRTMQFGPLKPVGLKDPRTGIEPAAVVQLRTENIHRTCYNLVGFQTKLTYPEQKRVFRMIPGLEQAEFLRYGSLHRNTFINSPQLLLNTLQFKARGTLFFAGQLVGVEGYTESAAMGGLAGINAARAMDGQPPITPPPTTAHGCLVSHITSSDPRHFQPMNTNFGLFPPLSNPPKDKEKKRRALSHRALEDFDSWKMQSRLS; translated from the coding sequence ATGAGAGATGATGTTGTCATCGTGGGCGGTGGTCTGGCTGGGTCGGAAGCCGCTTGGCAAGCGGCGAATCGCGGCGCAAAAGTCACGCTGTACGAGATGCGCCCAAAAGAGATGACCAAGGCGCACAAGACCGGAAACTTGGCCGAACTCGTTTGCTCAAACTCGCTTGGTTCCGCCGATCCTTTGAATGCACCCGGTATTCTGAAGGAAGAAATGCGTCGATTGAACTCGCTCGTCATTGCCGCAGCCGAGCAAGCCAGAGTTCCCGCCGGGTCGGCGCTGGCTGTGGACCGCGATCAGTTTTCGTTGCATATCACACGAGCCTTGGAAGGACATCCGCGCATCAGAATTCTTCATGAAGAAATCACGGACATTCCCACTGATTGCCTCTGCATTATTGCAACAGGTCCGTTGACCTCGGATAAATTCTCACAAGCCATCCGTGCCGTGACGCAATCCCAGCATTTATATTTCTACGACGCCATCTCACCGATTGTCGACGCCGACACAATCAACATGGACCTGGTCTTTCGCGCCTCTCGCTATGACAAGGGCGGAGATGATTATTTGAATTGTCCTATGACTGATACACAGTACAATGCCTTTTACGATGCCTTGATGGCGGCGGAAAAAGTCCAGCCGAAGGAGTTTGAAAAGACGTCATATTTCGAGGCCTGTGTTCCGATTGAAGTACTGGCTGAACGTGGCCTCCGGACGATGCAGTTCGGTCCTCTCAAGCCAGTGGGCCTCAAAGATCCAAGAACCGGGATCGAGCCAGCCGCGGTCGTACAATTGCGGACAGAGAACATCCATCGCACCTGTTACAACTTGGTCGGCTTTCAGACCAAACTGACTTATCCGGAGCAGAAACGGGTGTTTCGCATGATCCCCGGGCTTGAACAAGCCGAGTTCCTTCGGTATGGGAGCCTCCATCGCAACACCTTCATCAATTCTCCTCAGCTCCTCCTCAACACGCTGCAATTCAAAGCCCGCGGCACATTGTTTTTCGCCGGGCAGCTCGTCGGCGTCGAAGGCTATACCGAGTCGGCTGCCATGGGAGGCTTGGCGGGCATCAATGCAGCACGAGCCATGGACGGACAACCACCGATCACGCCTCCACCCACGACCGCGCACGGCTGCTTAGTTTCTCATATCACTTCATCGGATCCGCGTCACTTCCAACCGATGAACACCAATTTCGGCCTGTTCCCTCCCTTGTCGAATCCTCCCAAAGACAAAGAGAAGAAGCGTCGCGCGTTGAGCCATCGAGCCCTTGAGGATTTCGACTCATGGAAGATGCAATCAAGGCTTTCCTAA
- the argB gene encoding acetylglutamate kinase produces MNKLIKKANVLIEALPYIRAFRGKTVVVKYGGHAMTDSSLKERFAQDVVLLKYVGINPVIIHGGGPQIDKMLDRLGIEAKFRHGVRITDEATMEIVEMVLAGKINMEITDLINRHGGSAVGLSGKDGGLILSKPLTAKAWAESLDRDLDREDGEGDFGLVGDIEKVDPGLLRNLQEDHYIPVIAPIGTDREGNTYNINADLVGGAVAGALRAEKLLMMTDIKGIRDANGRHLSTVSRKDVQRMMKKGTITEGMIPKVRACLDALAEGVGKAHIIDGRIPHAILLEIFTHKGIGTEIVN; encoded by the coding sequence ATGAACAAACTCATCAAGAAGGCCAACGTCCTCATCGAAGCCCTGCCGTACATTCGCGCGTTTCGCGGAAAGACCGTGGTCGTCAAATACGGCGGCCATGCGATGACGGACTCGTCCCTCAAGGAACGGTTTGCCCAAGATGTCGTACTGCTGAAGTACGTGGGCATCAACCCGGTCATCATTCACGGCGGTGGACCTCAAATCGATAAGATGCTCGATCGACTCGGCATCGAGGCCAAGTTCCGGCACGGCGTCCGGATCACCGATGAGGCCACGATGGAAATCGTGGAAATGGTCCTGGCGGGAAAAATCAACATGGAGATTACGGACCTCATCAACCGTCATGGTGGTAGCGCCGTCGGGTTGAGCGGCAAGGACGGCGGGTTGATTCTCAGCAAGCCGCTGACGGCCAAGGCCTGGGCGGAAAGTCTGGATCGCGATTTGGATAGGGAAGACGGCGAAGGCGACTTCGGACTGGTGGGCGACATTGAAAAGGTCGATCCTGGTTTGTTACGCAACCTCCAGGAGGATCACTATATCCCGGTGATCGCTCCGATCGGAACGGATCGCGAAGGGAATACCTACAACATCAATGCCGATCTCGTCGGCGGAGCTGTGGCCGGGGCCCTGCGTGCGGAGAAGCTCCTCATGATGACCGATATCAAAGGCATTCGCGACGCCAACGGGCGTCACCTATCCACCGTGTCGCGTAAAGATGTGCAGCGCATGATGAAGAAGGGGACTATCACGGAGGGGATGATCCCGAAAGTCCGTGCTTGTTTGGACGCATTGGCCGAAGGGGTCGGAAAAGCCCACATTATCGACGGGCGTATTCCCCACGCCATTCTGCTTGAAATCTTCACACACAAGGGCATTGGGACCGAGATCGTAAACTAA